Genomic DNA from Gammaproteobacteria bacterium:
CGTTAAGTGCATTCGCGAAATCTCCGCCTCACCCCCCGCAAGGGGGGGGGAGGGAGACACTACGTTTAATTAATCGAGCTTCTCGTACAACGGCAACGTCAGGAACTCGGCAAAGTCCGCGGACGTAGACATCTCCTCGAAGATCTTCGCCGCCTCGACATATGGCGTGCGCGCGAACGCTTCGTCACCGTGCTCCTTACGGATGTCTTGCAGCGCTTCCGGAATCATCGACTGCACCATCTCGACGGTCACCTTGCGGCCGTCGTCGAGCTTACCGTGCGGCGAGCGGATCCATTGCCAAACTTGTGAACGCGAGATCTCGGCGGTCGCGGCGTCTTCCATCAAGTTATGAATCGGCACACAACCATTGGCAGCGAGCCAAGAACCAAGATACTGAATGCCGATATTGATATTGAGCCGCAGGCCTTTTTCGGTAATGCCGTGGCCCGATTGGAAGTTGAGCAAGTCGGCGGCCGCTACCTTCACATCGTCGCGCTGCTTGTCGATCTGGTTAGGACGCTCGCCCAACACCTTCTTGAACTCTTCCATGGCGATACCGACCAACGCCGGGTGCGCTACCCAACCGCCGTCGTAACCATCACCGGCGTCGCGCGCCTTGTCGGCACGTACGCCAGCCAGCGCCTTTTCGTTGGCGACCGGATCGTTCTTGATCGGGATCAAGGCGCTCATGCCGCCGATTGCCGGCGCCTTGCGCTTGTGACAAGTCTTTAGCAACAACAAGGCGTAGGCACGCATGAACGGCACATTCATCGTGATCTGACTGCGATCGCCGAGACAGAAATTTTCGTTGGCGCGAAATTTTTTGATGCACGAGAAGATGTAGTCCCAACGGCCGGCATTGAGCCCGGCCGAGTGCTCGCGCAGCTCGTACAAAATTTCGTCCATCTCGAATGCCGCGAGAATCGTCTCGATCAGCACCGTCGCCTTGATCGTACCGCGCGGAATACTGAGCTCGTCCTGCGCCAGGCAGAACACATCGTTCCATAGCCGCGCCTCGAGGTGGCTCTCCATCTTCGGCAGATAAAAGTATGGGCCGGTGCCGCGCGCAATTTGCTCGCGCGCGTTGTGAAACAGGAACAACGCGAGATCGAATATGCCACCGGACACACGTTGGCCGTCGACGCGCACGTTCTTCTCGTCGAGATGCCAACCGCGCGGGCGCACGACTAACGTCGCCACGCTATCCTTCAACTGATAATGCTTGCCACCGGCGTCGAGCGAAATCGTGCGCCGTACGGCGTCGCGCATGTTGATCTGACCATGGATCTGATTGCTCCAGTTCGGCGCATTCGAATCCTCAAAATCGGCCATGTACGAATCCGCGCCCGAGTTGAGCGCGTTAATTACCATCTTGCGATCCACCGGGCCGGTGATTTCGACACGGCGGCGTTGTAAGTCTTTCGGCACCGGCGCAATCGACCAATCGCTGGCACGAATGGCTTGGGTCTCCAGCAAGAAATTCGGCACTTCACCGGCGTCGAGCCGATGCTGACGCTCAGCGCGAAGCGCCAACAACTGGCGACGGCGCGGTTCAAACGTGCGGTGCAACTTGGCGATAAATTGCATCGCCGCTGGGGTAAGAATCTGGGCGAACTCCGGCGAGATTGGCGCCGTAATTTCTACATCGGCAGGCATCGTGCTCATGCTCTTGATGCGGTAAGGATGGGGCGTCACGCCTGCGTAGGCAGGCGTGACGCACTCAACGCGGATCATAACTATCTGGCGCTCAAGAATGCGCCGCCCGCTTGTCAAAAAACTGCTCGTCTTCGGTGGAACCTTTCAACGCCGTGGTCGACGCCTGACCGCCTTCAATCGTCTGCGTCACGGCATCGAAATAGCTCGTACCGACTTCACGCTGATGCTTGACCGCGGTGAAGCCGCGATCGGCGGCAGCAAACTCCGCCTGCTGCAACTCGACGAACGCCGTCATCTGGTTACGCGCATAACCGTAGGCCAAGTTGAACATCGAGTAGTTCAAGCTGTGGAAGCCGGCCAAGGTGATGAACTGGAACTTGTAGCCCATCGCGCCGAGCTCTTTTTGGAACTTGGCAATGGTGGCGTCGTCCAGGTTCTTCTTCCAGTTGAACGACGGCGAGCAATTGTAGGACAGCATCTTGCCCGGATACTTCTTGTGCACCGCTTCGGCAAACTTCTTCGCAAATGCGAGATCCGGCTTGCCGGTCTCACACCAGACGAGGTCGGCGTACGGCGCATAAGCGATACCGCGCGAGATCGCTTGATCGGCGCCCGGCTTGACACGATAGAAACCTTCGGCCGTCCGCTCACCGGTACAGAATTGTTTGTCGTTCTCATCGACGTCGGCGGTCAAGAGGTCGGCCGCTTCGGCGTCGGTACGCGCCACCAGGATCGTCGGCACGCCCATCACGTCGGCCGCCAAACGCGCGGCGACCAATTTCGCAACGGCGTCACGCGTCGGCACCAATACCTTGCCACCCATGTGGCCGCATTTCTTTACCGAGGCCAATTGATCTTCGAAGTGCACACCGGCAGCGCCCGCTTCGATCATCGACTTCATCAGCTCGAACGCATTCAACACACCACCGAAGCCGGCTTCGGCATCGGCTACGATCGGCGCGAAGTAATCGACAAAACCGTCGTCGCCCGGACGCTTGCCTTCCATCCACTGGATCTGGTCACAGCGCTGGAAAGTATTATTGATACGGCGGACCACGGCCGGTACCGAGTTAGCCGGATAGAGCGATTGATCGGGGTACATTTCCCCAGCGAGGTTGGCGTCACCCGCCACCTGCCAGCCGGAGAGATAGATCGCCTTTAAGCCGGCTTTCACCTGCTGCATCGCTTGGTTGCCGGTCAGGGCGCCCAAGGCGTTGACGAACGGCTCGTCGTGCAGCAATTTCCATAGTTTTTCCGCACCACGGCGGGCGAGCGTGTGCTCGATCGGCAGCGAACCGCGCAGACGGACAACCTCTTTCGCGTCATAACCGCGCTTGATACCGCTCCAGCGCGAGTTTTCTTTCCACTCCCTTTCCAGCTTCGAAATTTCAACTTGGTCGGACATTATTGGCTTCTCCAATCGGAAACTTGAGTGTGCTCCGCCCTGGGACAAGCCGTCGAAAAGGGTCGGGACACGAACGGGGTGCGAGTGTAGGGATAGTGGAATGATTAACCAAAGAAAATATATCAATGGAGTCTATTAAAAAAACGATTAGAAAGAACGTGGGTGTAGGGTCTTCCCCCTAATTAGCGCTGGCCGGAGTACGTAATCAAAGGCTTAGACCGAAAAGCTAAGCCGTACCCTTTCATCGCCCCCTCTCTGCGGTAAACTTACCCGCATGATTTGGAAGCCGAATGTCACCGTCGCCGCCATCGCCGAGCAAGATGGCCGTTTCTTATTAGTAGAGGAGCGGGATAACCGCGCGCTGGTACTGAACCAACCGGCCGGGCACCTGGACGAGGGCGAAAGCCTGATTGCCGCGGTTATTCGCGAAACCCTCGAAGAAACAGCCTGGCACTTCGCACCGCAGGCACTCCTCGGCATCTACCGCTGGCAACACCCTTCTAAAGGGACCACTTACCTGCGTTTTGCCTTTATCGGCCGGGCGTTGGAACATGAACCGAACCGCGTGCTCGACGACGGCATTGTCCGCGCCCTTTGGCTGACTCCGGCCGAGATCCAGCAACAAGCCAGCCGCCACCGCAGCCCGCAGGTACAGCGCTGCATCGATGACTATCGCGCCGGACGGCGCTATCCTCTCGATCTGCTCGCCGATCTCGACTACGCCGCAAAACCATGAACCCTACTTCCTGCGAACGGATCGTCGTCGGACTCTCCGGCGGCGTCGATTCTGCCGTGTCCGCGCTGCTGCTGAAGCAGCAGGGCTACGAAGTGCTCGGCGTCTTCATGAAGAACTGGGAAGAAGACGATTCTGACACTCATTGCGCGGCCCTCGAAGACCTGAAAGCGGCGCAAGCGGTATGCGACCGCTTGGAGATTCCGCTCAAGGCGGTCAATTTCTCGGCTGAATACTGGGACGGTGTATTCGAACGCTTCCTGGCCGAACATCGCGCCGGTCGCACGCCGAATCCAGACGTGCTGTGCAACAAAGAGATCAAATTCAAAGCATTCCTCGACTACGCCCTTGATCTCGGCGCCACGCGCATCGCTACCGGCCACTATGCGCGGCTGGCGCAGCGCGATGGTCGCGCGCACCTACTCAAGGCACACGACCTTAATAAGGACCAGACTTACTTCTTGCACGCGCTCGACGAACCGGCGCTAGCACGCACCGTGTTTCCGATCGGCGAGCTCACCAAGCCCGACGTACGGGCTATTGCCGAAAAGGCTGGCCTGCCCAACTACGCCCGCCCCGACAGTACCGGCATTTGCTTCATCGGCGAGCGCAACTACAAAAACTTCCTCGAACGCTACCTACCGCCGCAACCCGGCGATATGCGCACGTTGCAAGGCGAATGCAAGGGCCGCCACGACGGGCTGATGTACTACACGCTCGGTCAACGCCATGGCCTAGGGCTCGGTGGCGCCGGCGACGCTTGGTATGTCGTGCGCAAAGACATGGCGAGCAACACGCTGTATGTAGCGCAGGGCGAGCATCATCCGGCGCTGTATCACGATACCCTCGTTGGCATTGATGCCCATTGGATTCACGGCGCGCCGCCGGCTGGTTCTCGCCTACAAGCCAAGACCCGTTACCGCCAGAGCGATCAGGCGTGCCAGGTAGAACCACGCTCGGATGGCGCGGTACACGTCGTGTTTGATACGCCGCAGCGAGCACTGACGCCGGGCCAGTCGGTCGTGTTTTACCAGGACGATGAATGCCTCGGCGGCGCCGTTATCGATATCATCGCTACAACTCACGAGCACGCGGCGCGCGCCGCGTCGAGCAGTTAGCCCCAAGCGCGGACATGCGCCGCGCAAACGGTTTAAAATACACCCGAATTTTAAGGAGCTTAACGCAACCTCATGAGCATACATCCGACCCCTACCGCACCGCGTACCACCGCCGACGTCGCCGATCACACGCTGACCGCCCTGTCACCCCTCGATGGTCGTTACGAAGCGAAAGTCGCGCCGCTGCGTTCGCTCTTCAGCGAATACGGCTTGATACGGCTGCGCGTGCAGGTAGAGATCGACTGGTTGCTGGCGCTCAGCGCCAATCCACAAATCCCGGAAGTGCCGGCGTTCTCGCCGCCGACGCTCGATTTGTTGCAAGCGATCTACAGCGACTTTTCTTTGGCCGATGCCGAGCGCATCAAACAGATCGAAGGCACGACCAATCACGACGTCAAAGCCGTTGAATATTTTCTGAAGGAACGTACACGCGACATTAAAGAAATCGCCAAGTGCGCCGAGTTCTTCCACTTCGCTTGCACCTCCGAAGACATCAATAATCTGGCCTACGCGCTTATGCTGCGCGAAGGCCGCGAGCACATTTTGCTGCCGCGCATGGACCGGCTGATCGCC
This window encodes:
- a CDS encoding malate synthase A, with translation MSTMPADVEITAPISPEFAQILTPAAMQFIAKLHRTFEPRRRQLLALRAERQHRLDAGEVPNFLLETQAIRASDWSIAPVPKDLQRRRVEITGPVDRKMVINALNSGADSYMADFEDSNAPNWSNQIHGQINMRDAVRRTISLDAGGKHYQLKDSVATLVVRPRGWHLDEKNVRVDGQRVSGGIFDLALFLFHNAREQIARGTGPYFYLPKMESHLEARLWNDVFCLAQDELSIPRGTIKATVLIETILAAFEMDEILYELREHSAGLNAGRWDYIFSCIKKFRANENFCLGDRSQITMNVPFMRAYALLLLKTCHKRKAPAIGGMSALIPIKNDPVANEKALAGVRADKARDAGDGYDGGWVAHPALVGIAMEEFKKVLGERPNQIDKQRDDVKVAAADLLNFQSGHGITEKGLRLNINIGIQYLGSWLAANGCVPIHNLMEDAATAEISRSQVWQWIRSPHGKLDDGRKVTVEMVQSMIPEALQDIRKEHGDEAFARTPYVEAAKIFEEMSTSADFAEFLTLPLYEKLD
- the aceA gene encoding isocitrate lyase, with the protein product MSDQVEISKLEREWKENSRWSGIKRGYDAKEVVRLRGSLPIEHTLARRGAEKLWKLLHDEPFVNALGALTGNQAMQQVKAGLKAIYLSGWQVAGDANLAGEMYPDQSLYPANSVPAVVRRINNTFQRCDQIQWMEGKRPGDDGFVDYFAPIVADAEAGFGGVLNAFELMKSMIEAGAAGVHFEDQLASVKKCGHMGGKVLVPTRDAVAKLVAARLAADVMGVPTILVARTDAEAADLLTADVDENDKQFCTGERTAEGFYRVKPGADQAISRGIAYAPYADLVWCETGKPDLAFAKKFAEAVHKKYPGKMLSYNCSPSFNWKKNLDDATIAKFQKELGAMGYKFQFITLAGFHSLNYSMFNLAYGYARNQMTAFVELQQAEFAAADRGFTAVKHQREVGTSYFDAVTQTIEGGQASTTALKGSTEDEQFFDKRAAHS
- a CDS encoding NUDIX hydrolase translates to MIWKPNVTVAAIAEQDGRFLLVEERDNRALVLNQPAGHLDEGESLIAAVIRETLEETAWHFAPQALLGIYRWQHPSKGTTYLRFAFIGRALEHEPNRVLDDGIVRALWLTPAEIQQQASRHRSPQVQRCIDDYRAGRRYPLDLLADLDYAAKP
- the mnmA gene encoding tRNA 2-thiouridine(34) synthase MnmA: MNPTSCERIVVGLSGGVDSAVSALLLKQQGYEVLGVFMKNWEEDDSDTHCAALEDLKAAQAVCDRLEIPLKAVNFSAEYWDGVFERFLAEHRAGRTPNPDVLCNKEIKFKAFLDYALDLGATRIATGHYARLAQRDGRAHLLKAHDLNKDQTYFLHALDEPALARTVFPIGELTKPDVRAIAEKAGLPNYARPDSTGICFIGERNYKNFLERYLPPQPGDMRTLQGECKGRHDGLMYYTLGQRHGLGLGGAGDAWYVVRKDMASNTLYVAQGEHHPALYHDTLVGIDAHWIHGAPPAGSRLQAKTRYRQSDQACQVEPRSDGAVHVVFDTPQRALTPGQSVVFYQDDECLGGAVIDIIATTHEHAARAASSS